A stretch of Brassica rapa cultivar Chiifu-401-42 chromosome A08, CAAS_Brap_v3.01, whole genome shotgun sequence DNA encodes these proteins:
- the LOC103832851 gene encoding 2-oxoglutarate-Fe(II) type oxidoreductase hxnY: protein MMTLIATDGVLGLQICKDRNAKPQKWEYVPSIEGALVVNLGDMMQCWSNGLFRSTMHRVILNDQNRYSIPFFLEPNHDCIIECLPTCQSESNLPKYPAIKCSTYLTQRYEEVHANFRSYEKHA from the exons ATGATGACGCTCATAGCAACCGATGGTGTATTGGGACTCCAG ATATGCAAGGATAGAAACGCTAAGCCTCAGAAGTGGGAATATGTACCGTCGATTGAAGG AGCACTTGTTGTGAATCTTGGTGATATGATGCAGTGTTGGAGCAATGGTCTTTTCAG ATCCACGATGCATAGGGTTATTTTAAATGATCAGAATCGATATTCC ATTCCATTTTTCCTGGAACCGAATCACGACTGCATAATAGAGTGTCTTCCTACGTGCCAGTCCGAAAGCAACCTTCCCAA ATATCCAGCGATCAAATGTTCGACATATCTCACCCAGCGTTACGAAGAAGTGCATGCGAATTTCAGAAGCTACGAAAAACATGCTTGA
- the LOC103832852 gene encoding tRNA-specific 2-thiouridylase MnmA, with translation MFSTVMKPLLSPSPSLFRLPPLSSSLSVLFHVFPFSSSSSPFHSPHPITPLRSSRRNHASLSDHYLSCSVPEKPLRVAVLLSGGVDSSVALRLLHAAGHSCTAFYLKIWFQEGFENFWNQCPWEDDLKYAKHVCEQVGVPLEVVHLTDEYWERVVSYIIEEYKCGRTPNPDVLCNTRIKFGAFMDAISDMEYDYVASGHYAKVAHPPAGPSVLQLSQDMVKDQTYFLSHLSQTQLKRLLFPLGCVKKDEVRKLATQFDLPNKDRKDSQGICFLGKIKFSDFVGRHIGEKEGIILEAETGDFLGKHRGFWFYTIGQRQGLRLPGGPWYVVEKDTKNNVVFVSRDYYSIDKRRRVFRVGSLRWLSGKPSGNVSQLRCKVRHGPGFYSCSFEMEAEGDVAVVHLDEDDQGLAAGQFAAFYEGTACIGSGVILESWDDQCFPVCEKALQLAAVEDKTKLGKPVKIMTMPVTTSVEAEPGETSREEKLLNA, from the exons ATGTTCTCGACGGTTATGAAGCCTTTACTGTCTCCGTCACCGTCGCTGTTTCGCCTTCCtcccctttcttcttctctctcagtCCTCTTTCACGTCTTtcccttctcctcctcctcctctccctTTCATTCTCCTCATCCGATTACGCCTCTCCGTTCCTCCCGCCGCAACCACGCGTCTCTCTCCGACCACTACCTCTCATGTTCCGTCCCTGAGAAGCCCCTTCGTGTAGCCGTCCTCCTCAGCGGCGGCGTCGATAGCAGCGTCGCCCTCCGCCTCCTCCACGCCGCTGGACACTCCTGTACCGCTTTCTACCTCAAAATCTGGTTCCAG GAAGGCTTTGAGAATTTCTGGAACCAGTGCCCCTGGGAAGACGACTTGAAATACGCAAAGCATGTCTGTGAGCAG GTTGGTGTACCTTTAGAGGTTGTGCATTTAACAGATGAATACTGGGAAAGAGTT GTTTCTTACATTATTGAGGAGTACAAATGTGGGCGTACACCTAACCCGGATGTTCTGTGTAATACTAGAATCAAGTTTG GGGCATTCATGGATGCAATCAGTGATATGGAGTATGATTACGTAGCTTCAGGTCATTATGCTAAAGTTGCCCATCCTCCTGCTGGTCCATCTGTTTTGCAACTATCACAAGACATG GTGAAAGATCAGACCTACTTCCTCTCACATCTCTCTCAAACCCAGCTTAAGCGACTCCTGTTCCCACTTGGTTGCGTAAAGAAG GACGAAGTTCGGAAACTAGCCACACAATTTGATTTGCCAAACAAAGACAGAAAAGATTCACAAGGAATATGTTTCCTTGGGAAG ATAAAGTTCAGCGACTTTGTTGGAAGACACATAGGAGAGAAGGAAGGGATTATATTAGAAGCTGAAACTGGTGACTTTCTCGGTAAGCATCGGGGATTTTGGTTTTACACTATTGGACAGCGTCAAGGCCTGCGTTTACCCGGTGGACCATGGTATGTTGTTGAAAAGGACACCAAGAACAATGTAGTGTTTGTCTCGAGAGATTACTACTCAATCGACAAGAGAAGGAGGGTTTTCCGTGTTGGATCCTTAAGGTGGCTTAGTGGGAAACCTTCAGGCAATGTTAGCCAGCTTCGTTGCAAG GTGAGGCATGGGCCTGGCTTCTACAGCTGCAGCTTTGAAATGGAAGCGGAAGGAGATGTTGCGGTTGTACATCTTGATGAAGATGACCAAGGCCTAGCTGCTGGACAGTTTGCTGCCTTCTATGAAGGAACTGCTTGTATCGGTTCTGGTGTTATACTGGAGTCATGGGACGATCAATGTTTCCCTGTCTGTGAAAAAGCTCTTCAGCTTGCAGCTGTGGAAGACAAAACCAAACTCGGGAAACCTGTTAAAATCATGACGATGCCAGTTACTACATCTGTTGAGGCTGAACCAGGAGAGACAAGTAGAGAAGAAAAGCTTCTCAACGCGTGA